The following coding sequences are from one Coffea arabica cultivar ET-39 chromosome 11e, Coffea Arabica ET-39 HiFi, whole genome shotgun sequence window:
- the LOC113718807 gene encoding chlorophyll a-b binding protein, chloroplastic, whose translation MASACASSTIAAVAFSSSPSSQKNGSILGATKASFLSGRKLRVSQYTSPPAGARSLTICAAAADPDRPIWFPGSTPPPWLDGSLPGDFGFDPLGLGSDPETLRWNVQSEIVHCRWAMLGAAGIFIPEFLTKIGILNTPSWYSAGELEYFTDTTTLFVVEMILIGWAEGRRWADIIKPGCVNTDPIFPNNKLTGTDVGYPGGLWFDPLGWGTGSPEKVKELRTKEIKNGRLAMLAVMGAWFQHIYTGTGPIDNLFAHLADPGHATVFSAFTNK comes from the exons ATGGCCTCAGCCTGTGCTTCTTCCACGATTGCTGCCGTCGCCTTCTCTTCTTCCCCAAG CTCTCAGAAGAATGGATCCATCCTGGGAGCAACGAAAGCTTCTTTCCTTAGTGGGAGGAAACTGAGAGTAAGCCAGTACACTTCTCCTCCTGCTGGAGCACGATCGCTGACCATCTGTGCTGCAGCTGCTGACCCCGACAGACCCATCTGGTTCCCCGGCAGCACACCACCCCCATGGCTTGATGGCAG CCTCCCAGGAGACTTTGGCTTTGATCCTCTGGGTCTGG GATCTGACCCAGAGACCTTGAGGTGGAATGTGCAGTCGGAGATCGTGCATTGCAGATGGGCCATGTTGGGTGCAGCGGGTATTTTTATCCCTGAATTCTTGACAAAGATTGGGATCCTGAATACGCCATCATGGTACTCTGCTGGAGAACTAGAATACTTCACCGACACCACAACACTCTTCGTCGTTGAGATGATCCTCATCGGTTGGGCCGAGGGAAGACGGTGGGCGGACATCATCAAGCCTGGATGTGTGAACACTGACCCCATCTTCCCAAACAACAAGCTTACTGGAACTGATGTTGGCTACCCAGGCGGCCTGTGGTTTGACCCTCTTGGCTGGGGAACCGGCTCTCCTGAGAAAGTCAAGGAATTGAGGACAAAAGAGATCAAGAATGGAAGGTTGGCGATGTTGGCTGTAATGGGTGCATGGTTCCAACACATCTACACTGGTACAGGACCAATTGACAACCTCTTTGCTCACCTTGCTGATCCTGGGCATGCCACCGTTTTTTCT GCTTTCACCAACAAGTGA
- the LOC113718747 gene encoding uncharacterized protein: MGPIVLTQLATGLSVLAGAVVVKSVMDSRTMFGPGQFPRCPTCNGTGRVACLCSRWSDGDIGCRTCAGSGRRSCTSCGGSGTGRPIPVQLSARPPRNQPSS; encoded by the coding sequence ATGGGTCCAATCGTATTGACTCAACTAGCAACGGGGTTGAGCGTTCTGGCTGGGGCCGTTGTGGTGAAGTCAGTAATGGATTCTAGGACCATGTTCGGGCCGGGCCAGTTTCCCAGATGCCCAACGTGCAACGGCACGGGCCGGGTCGCCTGCCTATGCTCTCGCTGGTCGGACGGGGACATTGGTTGTCGAACATGTGCTGGGTCGGGTCGTAGGTCTTGCACTAGCTGTGGTGGTTCAGGGACCGGTCGCCCTATTCCGGTTCAGCTGTCTGCTCGTCCTCCTCGCAACCAGCCTTCTTCTTGA